A part of Aegilops tauschii subsp. strangulata cultivar AL8/78 chromosome 2, Aet v6.0, whole genome shotgun sequence genomic DNA contains:
- the LOC109748014 gene encoding protein FAR1-RELATED SEQUENCE 3-like, which translates to MAFQDMAMTIEYFERRQAESPQFFYATQVNKETNAVEALFWVDGRTRALYRKYKDCVFFDTTFCTNKYNMPFALIVGINNHLQTIVLGCALLPNEQTETFKWVFRQWLLAMNNEYPTNLMTDQCRAMETAISDVFPHTIHRRCKWHVQRKAREKLGGMLTRDSIFEKTFYECINESETVDEFEKTWQHMLHCFEYTENRHLQNMWECRQTWAPAYFKNDFFPFASTTGRSEGLNSYFKTLVHPQNSVFTFVSQYELLQETMLDREDIAAFTGEMTTPPLWGRYRIERQAINFYTRNVFVKFQEQAAASTAYIINQVPNLEHEGIMFELYSNLYDNPKLYHVHAVIEEGLYSCSCHYFEMNGVLCSHIIRVMIQLNVQEIPSRYMMERWSEVATTNMDTSGRFLEFGLPETNTLKYNSLCRDMNALAAEACSVDPVYNLLTDVMKQLWPIVASMKKEQMSREDVMQQQPPQAGECNAVTRTNPQSSALLQNPARVPKQG; encoded by the coding sequence ATGGCATTTCAGGACATGGCCATGACAATTGAATACTTTGAGAGGCGGCAAGCTGAAAGCCCACAGTTCTTCTATGCAACACAAGTGAATAAGGAGACAAATGCGGTGGAAGCATTGTTTTGGGTGGATGGAAGGACAAGAGCACTATACCGAAAGTACAAGGACTGTGTCTTTTTTGATACAACCTTCTGCACAAACAAATATAATATGCCTTTTGCTCTGATCGTTGGCATCAACAACCATCTTCAGACTATTGTCCTAGGCTGTGCATTGCTTCCAAACGAGCAAACTGAAACCTTCAAGTGGGTCTTCCGGCAATGGTTGCTTGCGATGAACAATGAGTACCCAACAAACCTTATGACCGACCAATGCAGAGCAATGGAAACTGCAATTTCTGATGTGTTCCCTCACACAATCCATAGGCGTTGCAAGTGGCATGTACAGCGGAAGGCACGTGAGAAACTCGGGGGGATGCTTACAAGGGATTCAATTTTTGAGAAAACTTTCTATGAATGCATCAATGAATCCGAGACAGTGGATGAATTTGAAAAAACATGGCAACACATGCTGCATTGTTTCGAGTACACAGAGAATAGGCACTTACAAAACATGTGGGAATGCCGTCAGACATGGGCTCCTGCATACTTCAAAAATGATTTCTTCCCTTTCGCAAGCACAACCGGGAGATCAGAAGGGTTGAATTCTTATTTCAAGACGTTGGTGCATCCACAAAACTCGGTTTTCACATTTGTAAGTCAGTATGAACTCCTACAAGAAACAATGCTGGACCGTGAAGATATTGCTGCTTTCACCGGAGAAATGACAACACCGCCACTATGGGGACGATACAGAATAGAGCGTCAAGCTATTAACTTCTACACACGCAACGTCTTTGTCAAGTTCCAAGAGCAAGCGGCAGCATCGACAGCTTATATAATCAACCAAGTGCCTAATCTTGAGCATGAAGGTATCATGTTCGAGCTTTACTCAAACCTATATGATAATCCAAAGTTGTACCATGTGCATGCTGTGATAGAAGAGGGGCTGTACTCATGTAGCTGCCATTACTTCGAGATGAATGGTGTGCTTTGCTCACACATTATAAGGGTGATGATACAACTAAATGTGCAAGAAATTCCAAGTAGATACATGATGGAAAGGTGGTCCGAAGTAGCTACAACAAACATGGACACCTCTGGGAGGTTCCTTGAGTTTGGACTACCAGAAACAAACACTCTCAAGTATAACTCGTTGTGCAGAGATATGAATGCATTGGCAGCAGAAGCATGCTCTGTTGATCCAGTTTACAACTTACTGACAGATGTAATGAAGCAGCTCTGGCCCATAGTTGCTTCAATGAAAAAAGAGCAAATGTCAAGGGAAGATGTGATGCAGCAGCAACCCCCTCAAGCAGGTGAATGTAATGCTGTAACTAGGACAAACCCACAATCATCAGCACTGCTACAAAATCCTGCTCGTGTGCCGAAGCAAGGTTGA
- the LOC109748005 gene encoding probable pyruvate, phosphate dikinase regulatory protein, chloroplastic isoform X1, with the protein MMSAKLGAATPSVLLTPSPRPHGLRPSPTAASCLPDTATGPPLSAGPDQEHSGAPGQEEAAVSSPSQPRSRASSQLSRWSRARALRSGRRLELPAIRASAALEVPTKSPPPTEQEATATEDDDDGDEAVGVGSEAAGNSIYMVSDGTGSTLEHSVNAVLGQFEHCLVDRRCATSTHLFSGIDDMDNLIEIVRQAAKEGALLLYTLADPSMAEATKKACDLWGVPCTDVLRPTIDAIASHIGVAPSGISRSSASRKGQLSEDYFQRIEAIDFTIKQDDGAQPQNLARAHIVLVGVSRTGKTPLSIYLAQKGYKVANVPIVMGIDLPKALFEIDQDKIFGLTINPVVLQAIRKTRANTLGFHGQKSNYAEMEHVRQELDHANQIFVRHPTWPVIQVTGKAVEETAAVIVRIYHDRKQKCSMPRISKRY; encoded by the exons ATGATGAGCGCCAAGCTCGGCGCGGCGACGCCGTCCGTGCTCCTCACGCCCTCCCCTCGGCCCCACGGCCTCCGCCCCTCCCCCACCGCCGCGTCATGCCTCCCCGACACCGCCACCGGCCCGCCTCTAAGCGCGGGACCGGACCAAGAGCACTCTGGCGCGCCCGGGCAAGAGGAGGCGGCGGTCTCCTCCCCCTCCCAGCCGCGCTCGCGAGCGAGCTCGCAGCTGAGCCGCTGGTCCCGCGCGCGCGCTCTCCGGTCCGGCCGGAGGCTGGAGCTGCCGGCCATACGGGCGAGCGCGGCGCTCGAGGTGCCgaccaagtcgccgccgcccaccgAGCAGGAGGCCACAGCGacggaggacgacgacgatggCGACGAGGCGGTTGGGGTCGGAAGCGAGGCAGCGGGGAACTCGATCTACATGGTGTCGGACGGGACGGGTTCGACGTTGGAGCACTCGGTGAATGCCGTGCTCGGGCAATTCGAGCACTGCCTCGTCGACCGCCGCTGTGCCACAAGCACCCACCTCTTCTCTGGG ATTGATGACATGGACAACCTTATTGAGATAGTCAGGCAAGCAGCAAAAGAAGGAGCATTGCTTCTATATACCCTTGCCGATCCTTCAATGGCTGAGGCAACTAAGAAGGCTTGTGATTTATGGGGTGTTCCATGCACCGATGTTCTTCGTCCTACTATTGACGCCATAGCTTCTCATATTGGTGTTGCTCCATCTGGAATTTCACGAAGCTCTGCTAGCCGAAAGGGTCAACTTTCTGAGGATTACTTCCAACGAATCGAAGCAATTGATTTCACCATCAAACAAGATGATGGTGCTCAGCCACAGAACCTTGCCCGTGCACACATTGTGCTTGTTGGTGTTTCACGTACCGGGAAGACACCATTGTCAATTTATCTTGCACAAAAAGGGTACAAAGTGGCAAACGTCCCAATTGTGATGGGTATTGATCTTCCAAAGGCCCTATTTGAGATCGACCAGGATAAGATCTTTGGGTTGACGATAAACCCCGTGGTTCTTCAGGCAATCAGAAAGACAAGAGCAAATACTCTAGGATTTCATGGGCAGAAGAGCAATTATGCTGAAATGGAGCACGTGAGGCAGGAGCTCGACCATGCAAATCAAATTTTTGTTCGGCACCCAACATGGCCAGTGATCC AGGTCACTGGAAAAGCTGTAGAGGAAACAGCTGCTGTCATTGTTAGAATATACCATGACAGGAAACAGAAGTGCTCCATGCCACGCATATCAAAACGGTACTAG
- the LOC109748005 gene encoding probable pyruvate, phosphate dikinase regulatory protein, chloroplastic isoform X2 → MMSAKLGAATPSVLLTPSPRPHGLRPSPTAASCLPDTATGPPLSAGPDQEHSGAPGQEEAAVSSPSQPRSRASSQLSRWSRARALRSGRRLELPAIRASAALEVPTKSPPPTEQEATATEDDDDGDEAVGVGSEAAGNSIYMVSDGTGSTLEHSVNAVLGQFEHCLVDRRCATSTHLFSGIDDMDNLIEIVRQAAKEGALLLYTLADPSMAEATKKACDLWGVPCTDVLRPTIDAIASHIGVAPSGISRSSASRKGQLSEDYFQRIEAIDFTIKQDDGAQPQNLARAHIVLVGVSRTGKTPLSIYLAQKGYKVANVPIVMGIDLPKALFEIDQDKIFGLTINPVVLQAIRKTRANTLGFHGQKSNYAEMEHVRQELDHANQIFVRHPTWPVIQVTGKAVEETAAVIVRIYHDRKQKCSMPRISKRVAPIRVYDSLSEMVNTPVEPEKVLAMDV, encoded by the exons ATGATGAGCGCCAAGCTCGGCGCGGCGACGCCGTCCGTGCTCCTCACGCCCTCCCCTCGGCCCCACGGCCTCCGCCCCTCCCCCACCGCCGCGTCATGCCTCCCCGACACCGCCACCGGCCCGCCTCTAAGCGCGGGACCGGACCAAGAGCACTCTGGCGCGCCCGGGCAAGAGGAGGCGGCGGTCTCCTCCCCCTCCCAGCCGCGCTCGCGAGCGAGCTCGCAGCTGAGCCGCTGGTCCCGCGCGCGCGCTCTCCGGTCCGGCCGGAGGCTGGAGCTGCCGGCCATACGGGCGAGCGCGGCGCTCGAGGTGCCgaccaagtcgccgccgcccaccgAGCAGGAGGCCACAGCGacggaggacgacgacgatggCGACGAGGCGGTTGGGGTCGGAAGCGAGGCAGCGGGGAACTCGATCTACATGGTGTCGGACGGGACGGGTTCGACGTTGGAGCACTCGGTGAATGCCGTGCTCGGGCAATTCGAGCACTGCCTCGTCGACCGCCGCTGTGCCACAAGCACCCACCTCTTCTCTGGG ATTGATGACATGGACAACCTTATTGAGATAGTCAGGCAAGCAGCAAAAGAAGGAGCATTGCTTCTATATACCCTTGCCGATCCTTCAATGGCTGAGGCAACTAAGAAGGCTTGTGATTTATGGGGTGTTCCATGCACCGATGTTCTTCGTCCTACTATTGACGCCATAGCTTCTCATATTGGTGTTGCTCCATCTGGAATTTCACGAAGCTCTGCTAGCCGAAAGGGTCAACTTTCTGAGGATTACTTCCAACGAATCGAAGCAATTGATTTCACCATCAAACAAGATGATGGTGCTCAGCCACAGAACCTTGCCCGTGCACACATTGTGCTTGTTGGTGTTTCACGTACCGGGAAGACACCATTGTCAATTTATCTTGCACAAAAAGGGTACAAAGTGGCAAACGTCCCAATTGTGATGGGTATTGATCTTCCAAAGGCCCTATTTGAGATCGACCAGGATAAGATCTTTGGGTTGACGATAAACCCCGTGGTTCTTCAGGCAATCAGAAAGACAAGAGCAAATACTCTAGGATTTCATGGGCAGAAGAGCAATTATGCTGAAATGGAGCACGTGAGGCAGGAGCTCGACCATGCAAATCAAATTTTTGTTCGGCACCCAACATGGCCAGTGATCC AGGTCACTGGAAAAGCTGTAGAGGAAACAGCTGCTGTCATTGTTAGAATATACCATGACAGGAAACAGAAGTGCTCCATGCCACGCATATCAAAACG GGTAGCTCCAATTCGAGTCTATGATTCCCTGTCAGAGATGGTCAACACTCCTGTTGAGCCTGAAAAAGTATTGGCTATGGACGTATGA
- the LOC109748006 gene encoding uncharacterized protein yields the protein MGDAASNHPVLAQSSSDAGHAAGTGGFIALDVAALSSLAGDGPETTPAAPPASTPRTPRVVRSLSRKGSERKQADGDAATGTTGGGVGTGERPPLSPLLVHVTAAEEMLNGHRLVNTPGGAGTPGGKSRRLGRRPAPWLDPRRVVFLFATLSSVGTLILLYFTLSMSKMDSAGSGTGADSDAR from the exons ATGGGGGACGCCGCCTCCAACCATCCC GTTCTTGCACAGTCGAGCTCGGACGCCGGCCACGCCGCCGGGACCGGTGGGTTCATCGCCCTCGACGTGGCCGCCCTCTCGTCGCTCGCCGGCGACGGCCCGGAAACGACGCCGGCAGCGCCGCCGGCCTCGACCCCGAGGACACCT AGGGTGGTGAGGTCGCTCTCGCGGAAGGGGTCAGAAAGGAAGCAGGCCGACGGCGACGCCGCCACTGGCACCACAG GAGGCGGGGTAGGGACGGGCGAGAGGCCGCCGCTCTCCCCGCTCTTGGTCCACGTGACGGCCGCCGAGGAGATGCTGAACGGGCACCGGCTGGTGAACACGCCGGGGGGCGCCGGGACGCCGGGAGGGAAGTCCAGGCGACTGGGGCGGCGTCCGGCGCCGTGGCTGGATCCCCGAAGGGTCGTCTTCCTCTTCGCCACGCT GTCCAGCGTGGGGACGTTGATTCTGCTCTACTTCACCCTTTCCATGAGCAAGATGGACAGCGCCGGGAGCGGCACGGGAGCCGACAGCGATGCACGGTGA